The Clostridium beijerinckii genomic sequence TATTAAATTAGGGAAGACTGGATATGCGTACATACTAGACTCTGAAGGAAATGTAATTCTTCATCCATCTGATAGTGGAAAGAATGTAAGTGACTACGATTTTGTTCAAAAAATGCATAATGAAAAAAGTGGAATGATTGAGTACACTTATAACGGAGTTAAGAAATTAGGATATTATCAGTATTTTGAAGCTTGGCATTGGTATGTAGTTACTACAGCAGATTATGAGGAATTAAACTCTTCAGCAAAATCAATTTTGACGACCACAATAGCTACAGGGGGAATAATTATTGTTTTAGGCGGAATTATAGCGTTATTTTTAGCTAATACATTAGTTAAGCCTATTAACAAGTTGAAATCTTGTATGGAGATAGCGAGTAAAGGTGATTTAACAATACGATGTAATATAGATAGTAAAGATGAGATAGGAGTTTTAGCAAATAGTTTTAATGATATGCTGGCAGAAAATAAAAGATTACTAGAAGAAACTGTGCAGTATGAAAAATTAAAAACGGAATTTATTGCTAATATGTCACATGAATTAAGGACTCCTTTAAATATTATATTTTCAACAGCTCAGTTATTTAATGTACTTATAAATAGGGATGAGGATTTAAATACTGAGAAAATGAAGAATTATACAAATAGTATAAAGCAAAACTGTTATAGGTTAGTAAGATTGGTGAATAATCTTATAGATATAACAAAGATTGATTCAGGTTATATGAAACTAGAATTGAAAAATGGCAATATAGTACAAGTTGTAGAGGATATAACACAATCGACTGCTGAGTATGTAGAGTATATGTCTAGAACAATAATATTTGATACAGATAATGAAGAAAAAATTATGGCTTTTGATGAGGAAAAATTAGAAAGAATTTTGCTTAATCTAATTTCCAATGCTACTAAATTCACTGAACCAGGAGACAAAATAAGTGTTAATTTATATGATATGGATGATTATATAGTTATCTCTGTAAAAGATACAGGAAGAGGAATTCCAGAGGAAAAAGTATCGCAGCTTTTCCAACGATTTAAGCAGGTAGAACGATTATTAAATAGAAGTCATGAAGGAAGTGGAATTGGGTTATCCATAGTTAAAGCCTTAGTTGAGATGCATGAAGGAACAATAGAAGTAAAAAGTGTATATGGAGAAGGTACAGAGTTTATTATATGCCTTCCTGTTAAGATAGTTCCAGAAGATGAAGGTAAGAAAAACAAAAATGGTTATTCAAACCAATCTAAGGTTGAAAATATAAATATTGAGTTTTCAGACATATATAGCTAAAGAAGATGGTAAATTTTCATTGACATTCTTACATTTAGAGTATAAAATTTAGACGAGTACTAGGGGAGCCAGAATGGCTGAGATGAGTTTTCAGACCCTTTGAACCTGCACTGGGTAATGCCAGCGAAGGGAAGTTATAAGATAATATAAAGCTAAATCTAAAGGTAGTAGATTTACAATTTAATTAGATTATTAACTCTTTTCAATGGTATTTTAGTACTGTTTGGAAGGAGTTTTTTTATGCAATTTTCACAAAGATTATTATTGAAAGGTAAACCTATTTGGGAAGCATGCTTGGAGCATCCTTTTCTTAAGGAACTTAGTGAGGGGACTTTAAAGGAAGATAAGTTTTGCTTTTACGTTAAACAGGATTATGTTTATCTAATAGATTATATAAAGCTTTTTGCATTAGGTATGGTTAAAGCAGATTCATTAGAAGATATACAAGCCTTTGCTAAATGTGCAAATGCTATAGTAAATATTGAAATGGATGCACATACTGAATATGCTAAGAAGTTTGGAATAACTAGGGAAGAATTAGAGGCCACAAAGCCAAATGCAAGCAATTTGTCATACACAAAGTTTATGTTACAGGTATCATCAGAAGGATCGTTAGCTGAACTAGTAGCAGCGCTGCTTCCATGTATGTGGAGCTATGCATTTATTGGGAAAACCTTAGCAAAGAATAGTAAGGCATTAGAGCATCCACTTTACAGTGAATGGATACTTACATATGCAACCGAAGAATATAACAAGGAAAATGATTGGTGCGTAAAACTTATGGATAAACTAGCAGAAGGGCTTCCAGAAAGACAACTTCAAAAATTAGAAGAAATTTTCATTATATCTTCAAAATATGAATATATGTTTTGGGATGGGTGCTACAAAAAGGAAAGTTGGGTTATTTAGATGAAAGCATTGGAAATTAATAATTTATCCTTTGGATATAAGGATTCGGATAAATTAATAGTAGATGATTTATCTTTTGATATAAATAAAAATGAATTTGTCACAATTATTGCACCTAGTGGCACAGGCAAAAGTACCCTTTTTCGATTAATTTTAGGACTATTAAAGCCACAAAAGGGTAAAATAGATATATTAAAAGATGGTAATAAAAATATTATAGGATATATGCCTCAAAAAGATTCTTTAATGCCTTGGAGAAATATTCTTGACAATACAGCAATTGGACTTGAATTAAATGGTTATAGTAAGAAAGAAGCCAGAAAAGTGGCAGCTACATACTTTGAGGGTTTTGGACTTAAGGGAACTGAAAAATATTATCCACATGAATTATCAGGTGGTATGAGGCAGAGAGCTTCATTTTTAAGAGCAATAGTAAATAATCCTTCCATAATCTTATTGGATGAGCCATTTTCTTCTCTAGATGCGTTAACAAGAAGAAAGATGCAGTCATGGCTTTTAGATCTTTGCCAAAGACAAAGTAATACTGTGTTCATGATAACTCATGATATAGAGGAAGCTTTACTTTTATCAGATAGAATTCTTATTTGTACGGAGCTTCCATATAGAAATCTAAAATCTATAGATGTAAATATTGAAAGACCAAGGAATTATGAGACCACACTTTCTAGTGAGTTTATTGAGCTAAAAAGAGATATTTTAAATGTTCTTGACTCCTTAGAAGAAAATAAAGGGGGGATATAGAATGAAAAAAATTAAAGACTATATATTTCCTTTAATATTTTTGATAATTATAATTTTGGCCTGGGAATTCATAATACCATATTTTAAGGTGCCGAATTTTATTTTGCCTAGATTTTCTGAAATCATAAAGGCTTTAGTAGATCAAAAAGATTTAATATATAAACATTCTCTTATCACACTAGGGGAAGCACTATTAGGGCTTATTGCGTCCGTAATTATAGGTATATCTTGCGCACTTTCCATATACCTTTGGAGAAATGTTTCGAAAACTTTATATCCAATTATAATTTTTTCGCAAACAATTCCGACTATAGCTTTATCTCCAATTATGGTTATGTGGTTTGGATATACTATATGGTCAAAGGTTGCAGTGGTAATATTATTTTGTTTTTTCCCTATAGTAATAAGTACATTAGATGGATTAAATAGTGTAGATAGAGATTTAGAGGATGTTTTAAAAGCTCTTGGAGGAAATAGATTTCAAATATTTTTTAAACTCCATATGAATTCCGTATTACCTAATTTTTTGAGCAGTTTTAAAATAGCTGCAACCTACAGTATTTCAGGGGCTACCATTGGAGAATGGCTAGGTGCTGAAAAGGGATTAGGTATATATATTAAGAGAGCAGCAGGAATGCTTCAGGCAGATTCTGTTTTCGCAGGAGTGTTAGTTTTATCATTTCTAGGATTAATTCTATTTTCCGTAGGATTCTTGCTAGAAAAGATTTTATTAAAATACAGAAGAGGATTGAAGGAGGACAATCATGAAATTAAAAAAGCTTAGTATATTTTTACTATTTATTATGTTAGTTAGTTTAGTATTTAGCGGGTGCTCTAGTGCTTCCAATAATAAGGAAGACAAGAGTGCTACCAAAGAACTTAAAGAAGTTAATGTTCTTTTAGACTGGTATCCAAATGCAGTACATTCATTCTTATATGCAGCAGAAGAGCAAGGATACTTTAAAGAAGCAGGATTAAAGGTTAACTTAATTACACCTGCAGGTACAGATGATGGAATTAAATTAGTAGCAGCAGGAAAAGCTGATTTAGCAATAAGCTATCCTAAACAAATTATCTTAGCAAGAGGCGAAAATATTCCTATTAAATCTGTTGGAGCAATAGTTAGAAGTTCATTAAACCAACTAATGGTTCGTAAAGATTCAGGCGTTAAAACATTAAAGGATTTAGAAGGAAAAAAAGTTGGATATGCATCTTTTGATATTGATAAAGAAACTGTTAAAGCAATGGTAGCACAAGCTGGTGGAGATCCATCAAAGGTTGAATTTGTAGATGTTGGATATGACTTAATGCCTGGAATTGAAACAAAACAAGTTGATGCAATTATAGGTGGATATATAAACCATGAAAAAATATTATTAGAGAAAAAAGGTATTGAATTAGAAACTTTTGCGCCATCAGATTTTGGCGTGCCAAATAACTACGAATTAGCATTTGTTGCAAGTGATGATACAATTAAGAATAATAATGATACAATACAAGCGTTCTTAGGAGCTGCTAAAAAAGGATTTGAATATACTCAAAAGAATCCTGATAAGGCTTTAGATTTAATATTGAAGGCTCAAAATGAAAGTTTCCCATTAGATGAAGAGACAGAAAAGAAGAGCTTAGAGATACTTTTACCTCTTATGGAAAATGAAAGTGGTAAATTCTTAAGTCAAGATAAAGAAAATTGGAATAACAATATTAAATGGTTAAAAGATAAGAATTTACTTCAAGCTGATGTAGATAGTAAAGATGTGTTTCAATAATTTATCTTTGATATAGGAAATAGTATAGATAAACTAACTATAATCTATACTTATGCGTATACATCACCGAAATGAATAATATACTTTTGTTCCAGTTTCTAGGCAATTATGATGGGTGATTCTAAGGCTATAAAGTTGCACCCAAAGTGCTAGCCTCAAAGAACAAGCTTTGAACTAGCACATTTGGAACAACTTATAGACAAAGAATCACATCCATCAAAATTACCAATGAAACATTCCATATTATGACCCTTGTGGTTACAAAAGTATATCACTCATTTCTGGTTGGAAGATATTGCACAGTCTAAGTATATTTTATGATTATGTTATCCATATTTAGATAAAAACAGATAAATTATATTAAAAAAGATACTGAATATATATATTGCAAAAATAATCATTAATCATAATTCTAAGAATATTACAAGAATTTTAGACGTAATTGTGAATTGTGAAATGTGCATTGTGAATTGCAACATATAGATTATAATTCGGTATCTTTTTTTATTCTCTAGGAATTTATATTCAAGTTAAATTTGTGGACATTGTGCCCCTTGAGGGTATAAGTTATGAAAAATACTGATTCAGAAAGTTACAGTTCGTAAAGAGAATAAAAAAGAAATCTTATTCGCCTGCATAAAATGTTCTTATATGCACAATACGGAACTTAACCACAGTCTCCTGCGATTTTTTTATTGTTTTATAAATACTATGTGATATTAGAGTAGTTCTGAGGAAAAGCTAATTTTACTATATGAAATTTTTTATTATGATTTATATTTTAGCCGGTACAGTTGGACTCTTGAAAGAATAATATTGTAATTATATAGGTTGAGAGAAAAGCAACAAATTATATGTTTTGAATTTGTTGCTTTTTCCTTAAAGTTTACATTGTAACATGTATTATTTTAAACTTGGAGGATAATACTATGAAAAAAATAATTAAAAACATTTTATTTAACACAGTATTTAAGAGTCACAATAAATCGAATGTACAAGTAATAGTAGGGGCATCAAGACAACTTAATTACGAAATTCAAGTTATAGCTGAAAATTTATACGTACCATGGGCAATAGATATAAGTGATGAAGGAAAAATATATTTTACGGAGCGGTCTGGAGCAATTAGAGTTATTGAAGACGGCAAACTTAATCCTAATCCAATAATAAAATTTAATGAACCTTTTGTCAGTCAAGGGGAAGGTGGTTTGATGGGGATTGCTCTAGATTCAAATTATTCGAAAAATCATTATATGTATGTTATGCATACATATGGAGAAGGAGATGTAATTTATAATCGTGTTGTGAGAGTGATTGAGAGCAATAATAGGGCGGTTATTGATAAAGTTCTTATAGATAAAATACCTGGGGGACGAATTCATAATGGAGGCAGAATAAAGATAGGCCCAGATAAAAAATTATATATTACAACAGGAGATGCAGGAAATTCAGCATTGGCGCAAGATCCTAAAAGTTTAGCAGGAAAAATACTACGAATAGAATTAGATGGCAGTATTCCAGAAGATAATCCAATTTCTAATTCAGCACTTTATAGCTTAGGTCATCGAAATCCTCAAGGATTAGCTTGGAATTCAAAAAATGTTTTGTATGAGTCAGAGCATGGACAGTCAGCTAATGATGAAATAAACATAATTAAGCCAGGAAGCAATTATGGGTGGCCTCTTTTTCAAGGAGATGAGGAATCTACTGAAATTCAGATAAAAAAGCCATTAATACACAGCGGACAAGATACATGGGCGCCTTCTGGTATTGCTTTTGCAACCCAAGGACCATTGCAGGGAAAACTTCTAGTTGCTAATTTACGTGGACAGCAACTGCTTGTTATCTCACTAAATAGAGATGGAAGCGTAGTTAATAATGTAGAATCGTGGTTCAAAAACGAATATGGACGTTTACGTGAGGTTATTCAGGCTAAAGATGGATCAATTTACATTACAACGAGTAATAGAGATGGAAGAGGAAATATTAATACAGGTGATGATAAAATTATTAGGCTTATTTTAAAATAAAAAAATATTCAATAAACTAATTAAATCTAAGGCTCTCATTGAATAAAAGTCTTAGATTTAATTAGTTTTATTTGTTAATTGACAAAATATATTTATAGAGATATAATTTATTTCGAAAGCGAAATATTCGTACACGAAATGTTTGGAAGCGAAATATAAAAAGAGGTGGGAATTATATGGAGATTATTAATGAAAGTATAGAGGTATCGAGATTATTTCAAGAAGTAATGAGTTTATTTAGATTAAATATGAAAAAAATAATTGAGCGGACTGGAATGACAGCTCCTCAAGGTATGGTTATTGGACTATTACATAAAAATAAGAAGATGAAAGTGACTGAATTAAGCAAGCAGCTACATTTACCTAATAGTACAGTATCAGGTATTATTGATAAACTTGAAGAACAGGATGCTGTTATAAGAGAAAGAAGTGAAGATGATAAGAGAGTTGTATATGTAAGTATATCTCCAAAGTTTATTGAAATTCATAAGAATTTTAATAAACAAATTGAACATAATATTGAGAGTATACTAAATCAAGGAACACAAGAAGAGCTTAATAAGATTTCTGAGGGACTAATAATATTCAAAAGACTTTTAAGTGAAAATAACGCTAATTAAGGAGAGTGCGCTAATGATTAAATTGTTTAGATTTTTAAAACAGTACACAGTTAATATAATAATAATTGTTTTATTAGTTTTTACACAAGTAATTGCAAACTTATATCTGCCTACATTAATGGCTGACATAGTTGATAAAGGAATTGTTCAAAAAGATGTGGTTCAAACTATATCGTTTCTTGGTTATAACGGTGAGTATAGTGGAGTTGATTATATTCTAAGAATAGGAGGATTAATGCTGCTTGTATCTCTTGGAGGTGCAATTTGTTCAATTATAGCATCATTTTTATCTTCAAGAACTGCAATAGGCTTTGCTAAAATAATTCGTAATAAATTATTTACAAAAGTTGAAAGTTTTTCTTTAAATGAATTTGATAAATTTGGAACAGCTACTTTAATAACAAGAACTACAAATGATGTTACACAGGTTCAATCAGTTACAATAATGATGTTTTCAATTGCACTTTTCGCACCATTGACAGCATTAGGCGGAGTTGTTATGGCTTTAAGAGAGAATGTAACTCTAACATGGATATTTGCGTTAGTAATTCCACTACTTGCAGTTATAATAGGGCTTACTTTAAAATTTGCAATGCCTTTATTTAAATTGATGCAAGTTAAGATAGATAAATTAAACTTAGTACTACGTGAAAGCCTTACAGGAATAAGAGTAGTTCGTGCTTTCAACCGTATAAATACTGAAAAGGTTAGATTTGACGATGCAAATAAAGATTTAATGAATAATGCTATAAAAGTAAATAAAATTATGGCAATTTTAATGCCAATAATGATGTTTATCATGAATGCTACAACTGTTGCAGTAATTTGGTTTGGAAGTATAAGAATAGATTCAGGGAATATGGAAGTAGGGTCATTAATAGCCTTTATGCAATATGGAATGCAGATTTTATTTGGTTTCTTAATGCTTGGTATGGTATTTATAATGATTCCAAGAGCTCAAGCTTCAGCAGTAAGAATTAATGAAGTACTAGATATGGAATCTGAAATTGTAGATCCTAAAAACCCATTATTAAATGAAAATGAAGGCGGTTATGTTGAATTTAAAGATGTAAGCTTCAGCTATCCAGGTGCAGAGCAAGAAGCTATTAGTAATATATCATTTAGTGCGAAACCTGGAGAAGTAACAGCTATAATTGGTGGTACTGGTTCAGGAAAATCGACATTAATTAATATGATACCGCGTTTTTACGATGTAACTAATGGTTCAGTTCTTGTTGATGGTATTGATGTAAGGGAAATGAGTCAGGAAAGTATAAGAGCTAAAATAGGTTTTGTACCTCAAAAAACTGTTCTTTTCTCTGGAACTATTGCTGAAAATATAAAATACGGTAAAGACGAGGCTAGTATGGAAGAAATTAAGCATGCGGCAGAAGTAGCTCAAGCAACAGATTTCATAAATGGAATG encodes the following:
- a CDS encoding ABC transporter ATP-binding protein; protein product: MKALEINNLSFGYKDSDKLIVDDLSFDINKNEFVTIIAPSGTGKSTLFRLILGLLKPQKGKIDILKDGNKNIIGYMPQKDSLMPWRNILDNTAIGLELNGYSKKEARKVAATYFEGFGLKGTEKYYPHELSGGMRQRASFLRAIVNNPSIILLDEPFSSLDALTRRKMQSWLLDLCQRQSNTVFMITHDIEEALLLSDRILICTELPYRNLKSIDVNIERPRNYETTLSSEFIELKRDILNVLDSLEENKGGI
- a CDS encoding MarR family winged helix-turn-helix transcriptional regulator; this translates as MEIINESIEVSRLFQEVMSLFRLNMKKIIERTGMTAPQGMVIGLLHKNKKMKVTELSKQLHLPNSTVSGIIDKLEEQDAVIRERSEDDKRVVYVSISPKFIEIHKNFNKQIEHNIESILNQGTQEELNKISEGLIIFKRLLSENNAN
- a CDS encoding PQQ-dependent sugar dehydrogenase, giving the protein MKKIIKNILFNTVFKSHNKSNVQVIVGASRQLNYEIQVIAENLYVPWAIDISDEGKIYFTERSGAIRVIEDGKLNPNPIIKFNEPFVSQGEGGLMGIALDSNYSKNHYMYVMHTYGEGDVIYNRVVRVIESNNRAVIDKVLIDKIPGGRIHNGGRIKIGPDKKLYITTGDAGNSALAQDPKSLAGKILRIELDGSIPEDNPISNSALYSLGHRNPQGLAWNSKNVLYESEHGQSANDEINIIKPGSNYGWPLFQGDEESTEIQIKKPLIHSGQDTWAPSGIAFATQGPLQGKLLVANLRGQQLLVISLNRDGSVVNNVESWFKNEYGRLREVIQAKDGSIYITTSNRDGRGNINTGDDKIIRLILK
- a CDS encoding ABC transporter permease; this translates as MKKIKDYIFPLIFLIIIILAWEFIIPYFKVPNFILPRFSEIIKALVDQKDLIYKHSLITLGEALLGLIASVIIGISCALSIYLWRNVSKTLYPIIIFSQTIPTIALSPIMVMWFGYTIWSKVAVVILFCFFPIVISTLDGLNSVDRDLEDVLKALGGNRFQIFFKLHMNSVLPNFLSSFKIAATYSISGATIGEWLGAEKGLGIYIKRAAGMLQADSVFAGVLVLSFLGLILFSVGFLLEKILLKYRRGLKEDNHEIKKA
- the tenA gene encoding thiaminase II, coding for MQFSQRLLLKGKPIWEACLEHPFLKELSEGTLKEDKFCFYVKQDYVYLIDYIKLFALGMVKADSLEDIQAFAKCANAIVNIEMDAHTEYAKKFGITREELEATKPNASNLSYTKFMLQVSSEGSLAELVAALLPCMWSYAFIGKTLAKNSKALEHPLYSEWILTYATEEYNKENDWCVKLMDKLAEGLPERQLQKLEEIFIISSKYEYMFWDGCYKKESWVI
- a CDS encoding ABC transporter substrate-binding protein → MKLKKLSIFLLFIMLVSLVFSGCSSASNNKEDKSATKELKEVNVLLDWYPNAVHSFLYAAEEQGYFKEAGLKVNLITPAGTDDGIKLVAAGKADLAISYPKQIILARGENIPIKSVGAIVRSSLNQLMVRKDSGVKTLKDLEGKKVGYASFDIDKETVKAMVAQAGGDPSKVEFVDVGYDLMPGIETKQVDAIIGGYINHEKILLEKKGIELETFAPSDFGVPNNYELAFVASDDTIKNNNDTIQAFLGAAKKGFEYTQKNPDKALDLILKAQNESFPLDEETEKKSLEILLPLMENESGKFLSQDKENWNNNIKWLKDKNLLQADVDSKDVFQ
- a CDS encoding ABC transporter ATP-binding protein; translation: MIKLFRFLKQYTVNIIIIVLLVFTQVIANLYLPTLMADIVDKGIVQKDVVQTISFLGYNGEYSGVDYILRIGGLMLLVSLGGAICSIIASFLSSRTAIGFAKIIRNKLFTKVESFSLNEFDKFGTATLITRTTNDVTQVQSVTIMMFSIALFAPLTALGGVVMALRENVTLTWIFALVIPLLAVIIGLTLKFAMPLFKLMQVKIDKLNLVLRESLTGIRVVRAFNRINTEKVRFDDANKDLMNNAIKVNKIMAILMPIMMFIMNATTVAVIWFGSIRIDSGNMEVGSLIAFMQYGMQILFGFLMLGMVFIMIPRAQASAVRINEVLDMESEIVDPKNPLLNENEGGYVEFKDVSFSYPGAEQEAISNISFSAKPGEVTAIIGGTGSGKSTLINMIPRFYDVTNGSVLVDGIDVREMSQESIRAKIGFVPQKTVLFSGTIAENIKYGKDEASMEEIKHAAEVAQATDFINGMDDGYEHLIAQGGTNVSGGQKQRLSIARALVRKPEIYIFDDSFSALDFKTDARLRAALKKETVKSTVILVAQRVATVMDADRIIVLDEGQIAGIGTHKELLNSCKVYSEIVSSQLSEEELS
- a CDS encoding Cache 3/Cache 2 fusion domain-containing protein is translated as MRIKYKLIVSYLILIVFAVSVLGLLIGNKSNKAVFKEVNEKSQRLTESIITTLSVRNDLLTEKSYGDLNFANNVLNNLADMRVDYNEIIKVGDFNLPVLYSGNQRISLDNTIVDKLKQSTGSIATMFLLQDDKLIRVSTTVFNNGNRILGTYISSDTEAYKKTLNNEEYIGDIRIEGIGYLTRMKPILDKDKKVIGAIGLGNKISNDYLDKTLSNIKLGKTGYAYILDSEGNVILHPSDSGKNVSDYDFVQKMHNEKSGMIEYTYNGVKKLGYYQYFEAWHWYVVTTADYEELNSSAKSILTTTIATGGIIIVLGGIIALFLANTLVKPINKLKSCMEIASKGDLTIRCNIDSKDEIGVLANSFNDMLAENKRLLEETVQYEKLKTEFIANMSHELRTPLNIIFSTAQLFNVLINRDEDLNTEKMKNYTNSIKQNCYRLVRLVNNLIDITKIDSGYMKLELKNGNIVQVVEDITQSTAEYVEYMSRTIIFDTDNEEKIMAFDEEKLERILLNLISNATKFTEPGDKISVNLYDMDDYIVISVKDTGRGIPEEKVSQLFQRFKQVERLLNRSHEGSGIGLSIVKALVEMHEGTIEVKSVYGEGTEFIICLPVKIVPEDEGKKNKNGYSNQSKVENINIEFSDIYS